GTTTTAAACCCAGCAGTGGTAGAGAAACCACCACCACAGACTGTTCGTGTGTGAGAGACAGTTTAGGACCCATAGTTGGCCTCGTCGAAAGCCTTGCGAGCTCTCTTCAGCTCCTCGTTCATGGTGAGCAGATCTTTCACCCTGGCGAACTTTCTCGGGTCTTTTCTGATGAGAAACACGATGTCCTCCACCTGGACGCGGCCCTGCCGCCCGATGGACATGGCTTTGTGGGTCATCTCCGTGATGAACTCGATCACCAGGTCCTCCAGGATGTCCACTGACTCCGTGTAGGGGTTCTGGTCGTCTCCGAAGCCGTACATCATGCAGCGCAGCTCCTTAGAAAACAGCCTCTTTCTCCTGCCGTGTCCTGAATCCACACCGTTTCCAACATCGTCCAGATCTTCATCAAAGCCCGGATCATCGTCTTCCTCAGCCATGTTTGTGCTGCGGCCCGCAGTAGCGCTGAAGTCCCCTACTATCAACCAGAAACTCAATTCAGATACGGcaggacacacacaaacacacactgttcaGACTCTAACTGTTATCCGTATAAAAAAAACGTAAGCAGTTTCCTGAATATGTAACTTACTTATGTAACTTTAAGCGCCAACCAGCTACAGAACCTTTTCTCTGGCGTTacagccacaaacacacacttcctcTTCTACTAGGACTTTACGAAGCTCTATAGAAGCACTGCTGCCACCTAGAGATCTGCACACAACTGCATCAACCTGCTTCAtactgcaggaaaaaaaagaaaaacatatatacaactctgaaaaagaATAAgtgatttgctatttataggtatacgtttgaataaaatgaacattgttgttttattctataaattacggacaatatttctcccaaattccaattacaaatattgccatttacagcatggatttgcagaaaatgagaaatggctgaaataacaaaaaagatgcagagcttttagatctcaaataatgcaaagaaaacaagttcatattcataaagttttaggagttctgaaatcaatatttgattaaatagccctgttttttattcacagttttcatgcatcttggcatgttctcctccaccagtcttacacactgctttggataactttttgctactcctggtgcagagatttaagcagttcagcttggtttgatggattgtaaTCATCTTCTTCTGgattttatttcagaggttttcaatttggtaaaataaaaaaaactcataattttgtgacaataaagtatttttttgaaCACActcattcaaaataaaaaaatctgattatgcttattttctacattgtaataataataataataataataattagtataataataataatagttattagtattattattatctatttatttatttttagaacctcctaaaattatatatatgtatttttaattaaaaataaatcttaacaCGTGTTTGGCGGCGAGTGATCGCTCGCAGCGCCCCCTGCAGTATTGGAGTAATGTATAAATATTGACGAAGGGTGTTTGCTGAAAGCTTGAATTGTgatctgaaaaaaatgttttgaacaaaaaaaattaataaaaaaaaacagccttttaATACCAGTTACAGTTTAATTACAAGTTCACCAGCTACCACACTAATTaccagtgtgtgtagtgtgtgtagtatagGCTGTGTGTTCGGGCCACATTTCCCGGGGTGCACTGCATGTACACGTCAGAGGAGCgtggccgctgctgctgctgctgctgccagacACCAAAACAGAACGGAGTTATATATATACCATGGTGAATGAGTGTAGCGGACCCTGATCACCTGAGTAACTATACATTACCATTAAATCATCACTATCAGCAGCCCGAGACTCCATACTACAGGAACAGCTATGGTAACATAGCTCTTTACTAGGAGTACAGTCTGTAACTGGAGGGAACAATGTTAACCAGGTAAGAGAGTCTGAACACTGAGGTTTAGCTGGGTTAGCTGTTGGGTAGCGGTGGGTTAACCAGGATAATGGACAGGTTAACTCTAGGTTACACTGTAAGATGTTGATAGTTAGTTAGTAAGGTTAGCTAACTGGCTGCCTGTTTATCTACTtaaacacacagcttgttttcAAATGGACCTGAAGGACAGGTTAGGGCACGTGCTGCTCGTTCTTTGCATGCTAGCTATAAGTAACCTGCCACATGACTTCATTAGTATTTAATAGTCGTAATatggtctattgtgtttatttgtatatttgttcacataaatactccatacacacagtaggattaattaaaatgcttttttatggtattatattatattaaaatttatatCAGTAGCACTTAATGGCATTTAAATTTAGGGGAGTCTCATAGTCGGAAAACATACTTTCATACAGCtcgggaaaaaaataagagaccaaaaaagagttaaaaaaaagtttctttgattttaccaaattgaaaacctctggaatataatcaagaggaagatggatgatcacaagccatcaaaccaaacagaactgtttgaatgtttgcacctggagtggcatgaagttatccaaaagcagtgtgaaagactggtggagtagaacatgccaagatgcatgaaaactgtaaaacatCCAGCTTGAAATCCAGCTTGTTTTATTGCAGCAAGTATATGTATGTTTTTACTATTCTTGTTTTTTTGACTGACCCTTAATATGTCATTGTTTTGCTAGGTAGacgtctcattcctgtctggggAACGTGCAGAGCCTAGTGTGTGGCGATGGCATGGCCGGTGTCGATCATTTGCCGGGCACTCCGCAATGTGGGCTTGGTTCTTTTCTACTATGTCTTCTCAATAGGAATCACTTTCTACAACAAGTGGCTCATGAAGGTGAGGCAAATTTCTCATTTCACGCTCTTATTGTAGATGGCAAAGACGTCAAAGAAATTATTTGGTCAGATTTACATGGTTTACCACTTTGTGGGTTGCGAGTGTTGAGTGGGGAAATTTGTACTCATAAAATTCTTTCAAGGTTGGCATGCCTGTAATTGTTGTGCACATTGTGGTCtagatttaaaaattaatattgttattcAAAAAAATGTGTAGCAGAAATTTGTTGAGATTTGTGcagcagcagtaagagcaaaaactgtccctgtcctgttgctactgtcccgcgacactctcctactgtcccgcgacactctcctactgtcccgcgacactcacctactgtcccgcgacactcacctactgtcccgcgacactctcctactgtcccgcgacactctcctactgtctcgcgacactcacctactgtcccgagacactctcctactgtcttgcgacactctcctactgtcctgcagagctctttaactgtaccgcggaggtttttaactgtaccgcggaggtttttaactgtaccgtgaggtttttaactgtaccgtggaggtttttaactgtaccgcggaggtttttaactgtaccgcggaggtttttaactgtaccgtggagggttttaactgtaccgcggaggtttttaactgtaccgcggagttttttttaactgtaccgcggaggtttttaactgttttaactgtcctgcagagctttttaa
The Astyanax mexicanus isolate ESR-SI-001 chromosome 13, AstMex3_surface, whole genome shotgun sequence DNA segment above includes these coding regions:
- the taf13 gene encoding transcription initiation factor TFIID subunit 13, which produces MAEEDDDPGFDEDLDDVGNGVDSGHGRRKRLFSKELRCMMYGFGDDQNPYTESVDILEDLVIEFITEMTHKAMSIGRQGRVQVEDIVFLIRKDPRKFARVKDLLTMNEELKRARKAFDEANYGS